A window of the Bufo gargarizans isolate SCDJY-AF-19 chromosome 1, ASM1485885v1, whole genome shotgun sequence genome harbors these coding sequences:
- the LOC122929467 gene encoding proteinase-activated receptor 1-like — protein sequence MAIVIFLLKIKIKTPAVVYMLNLAIADMLFVAILPFNIVYRFSGNNWQIGEGMCRFSTAAFYCNMYCSILLMTSMSADRYMAVVFPIHSRNWRTKKRSWLVCVFIWLVSIASTVPLLITNQTLYVARLDITTCHDALDLKEQQSFYMYYFTAFSSIFFFFPLIITIFCYAEVIRALSKNPNNIKNSSSKKKRAILLSIIVLSVFMICFGPTNVIFLMHYLHFHSGHSDSLYFAYILCVCISSISTCLDPLMYYYVSSRCRKYVYSLLCCKMSDKL from the coding sequence ATGGCGATTGTAATAtttctattgaagataaaaaTCAAGACGCCGGCGGTGGTATATATGCTGAACTTGGCGATAGCAGACATGCTTTTTGTTGCCATCTTGCCTTTCAACATTGTTTATAGATTCTCAGGGAACAACTGGCAAATTGGAGAAGGAATGTGCCGCTTTTCCACTGCGGCATTTTACTGTAACATGTACTGCTCCATCCTGCTCATGACAAGTATGAGTGCGGACAGATACATGGCCGTGGTGTTTCCAATTCACTCTCGTAACTGGCGTACAAAAAAACGATCTTGGTTGGTGTGTGTCTTTATCTGGCTTGTATCTATTGCTAGCACTGTGCCTCTTCTTATCACCAATCAAACTCTTTACGTTGCCAGATTGGACATTACAACTTGCCATGATGCACTGGACTTAAAAGAGCAGCAGAGCTTTTACATGTACTACTTCACCGCCTTTTCTTCtatatttttcttctttccaTTAATCATTACAATCTTCTGTTACGCTGAGGTTATCCGGGCCTTGAGTAAAAACCCAAACAACATTAAAAATTCTTCTTCTAAGAAGAAGAGAGCTATTCTCTTATCCATAATAGTCCTTTCTGTGTTCATGATTTGCTTTGGCCCAACAAATGTAATCTTCTTAATGCATTATCTGCACTTTCATTCTGGACATTCTGACTCTCTATATTTTGCCTACATTCTGTGTGTTTGTATCAGCAGCATAAGTACTTGTCTGGATCCTTTAATGTATTACTATGTGTCATCGAGGTGTCGGAAATATGTATATAGCCTATTATGCTGTAAGATGTCCGATAAACTGTAG